TATAGACTTCCAAACCCTAGCCCGGCATTAAGTAGATCTGCCACTGTAGACGATTTAAACTCAGAGACCAGAAGCACCTACATTAGCCACATTGCAGGCAACCCAGCCAGAACCCACTAAACTGGTTTATGTCATCAGCGAACCACAGAGATGTACACAGATAACCAGGGAAATAAGCAGACTCAAGGCCAAGCAAAGGATCTGCAGCAGCACAGAACACGCTGTGAAAGCGACGCTGTCTCTGGATGCCAGGCTAGCGGGCCAGACCACAGCTTCGAGCAGGAATCTACTTCCTCGACCCTGGCAGATTTTACAGCTGCCCTTGGGAGGCCCCACCCGTCAGCGCAAACCCAGCTGATCTGGGGTCGGGAGAGAGGCTCCTTAACCCAGCCCTCTGCTGGGTAGAGAGGCTCCTCCCCAAAGGCAGGTGGACTCGTTAAATAAGAGCGCTGTTCTCCTTCTCGTAACAAAAGTCATCATAGCGAGTAGAGCTGTGTCTTGTGTGAAAGTCCATGCTCTTTCTATAACTTCAAGGTGTCGTGGCTGAATGACAACCCAGCAGTAGcagcagtaacaacaacaaacctCTCTCTCCTAACAGTCATTGGAACTgcaactgtgattttaaaaggtcTCCCATTCTTTGCCTCatcccttcaaaaaaaaaaaacccctttgAAAACTCTTATGAATACAAAATCCTCACTCTGAAAAGAGTAAATGTGCCTTTCCTAGACCCAGGCAGGCCAGCATTTCTTTAGCCTGCTAGAATACTCAGCATTTTGGTGGATTCTTAAATGCCTGCAGGGAAGGTTTTATTGCTTTCACAGCGTGCCCTTCTCCtgcaacagtgtgtgtgtgtgtatgtgtctgtgtatgtatgtgcatgtatatgtgtgtgtgcatgtatttgtgcatgtgtatatgtgtgtgcctctgtgtatctgtgcatgtgtatatgtgtgtgtgcatgtgtatatgtgtgtgtgcctgtattTGTgcacgtgtatatgtgtgtatgcatatctgtgcctgtgtgtgtgtatgcatgtgtgtatctgtgcatgtgtatatatgtgtgtgtgcatgtatttgtgcatgtgtatgtgtgtgcgcctgtatctgtgcatgtgtatatgtgtgtgtgcatgtatctgtgcaggtgtatatatgtgtgtgtgcatgtatttgtGCACGTGTATATGTGTTGCCTGTGTGTATCTATgcacgtgtatatgtgtgtgtgtgcctgtgcatacttgtgcatgtgtgcgtgcatgtgctgGAGGGACTGGTTCTCAGTCTTCCTCAGCAGCAGGCCTCCACCTGGACCACACGTGGACACAGCTGCTGCCCAGCACAAGTAAGCCCAGCACGAGGACACCTACTGCAAAGACGTACAGGGTTTTGTCACAGTaatcctgaggctgctggaaagGTGGAATAAAATCTGGCAGGTAAACAGAAAAGACCCAGTAATTT
The genomic region above belongs to Pseudorca crassidens isolate mPseCra1 chromosome 18, mPseCra1.hap1, whole genome shotgun sequence and contains:
- the TMEM272 gene encoding LOW QUALITY PROTEIN: transmembrane protein 272 (The sequence of the model RefSeq protein was modified relative to this genomic sequence to represent the inferred CDS: substituted 1 base at 1 genomic stop codon); this encodes MSLLLYNPTRMRRLLSKAVVIDDDDDDVYPXRQNAHKYYIHLLSLFPFLWFFLGNYWVFSVYLPDFIPPFQQPQDYCDKTLYVFAVGVLVLGLLVLGSSCVHVWSRWRPAAEED